The following is a genomic window from Parabacteroides johnsonii DSM 18315.
TTATCATTCATACATTATGTCAGTTTTCAAAGATAAAGTTTTGCTGATAACCGGTGGTACCGGTTCTTTCGGCAACGCAGTGCTACGCCGTTTTCTAGATAGCGACATTAAGGAAATACGCATCTTTAGCCGTGACGAGAAAAAACAGGATGACATGCGTCATCTGTTGCAAAATCCCAAAGTGAAATTCTATATTGGAAATGTACGTAATAAGACATCAGTAGATGTGGCGATGCGTGGAGTGAACTACGTGTTTAGTGCTGCTGCTTTGAAGCAAGTACCCAGCTGCGAGTTTTTCCCAATGGAAGCTACTCGTACCAATGTATTAGGTACGGAAAATGTACTTCTCTCTGCCATAGAACACGGAGTGAAGAACGTCGTGGTGCTCAGCACGGACAAGGCGGCTTACCCCATCAACGCCATGGGCATCAGCAAGGCACTGATGGAGAAAGTGGCCATTGCCAAGGGACGTGAATTGGGCGAGAACGCACAGACGACTATCTGCTGCACACGCTATGGTAACGTGATGGCCAGTCGTGGTTCTGTGATTCCCTTGTGGGTGGAACAGATGATGGACGGCAAACCCATTACCATCACAGATCCGAACATGACCCGCTTTATGATGACGCTTGATGATGCGGTAGACTTGGTAGTCTATGCTTTCACACACGGGCATAACGGAGACCTCTTCGTGCAGAAAGCTCCTGCCGCTACTTTGGCCACCTTGGCTACAGCCTTGAAGGAGATTTACGCACAAATCAATCCCAAGTATGGAGAAACCGAAGTCAAGGTCATCGGTACTCGCCATGGAGAAAAGCTTTACGAAACGCTGGTGACCCGTGAGGAGATGGCCAAAGCCATAGACATGGGCGATTATTACAGAATTCCTTGTGACAACCGCGACTTGAACTATGACAAATTTTTCATTGAAGGAGACGAAAAGGTGTCCCAAATAGAGGATTATCATAGCCACAACACGACTCAGCTGGAT
Proteins encoded in this region:
- a CDS encoding polysaccharide biosynthesis protein, with the translated sequence MSVFKDKVLLITGGTGSFGNAVLRRFLDSDIKEIRIFSRDEKKQDDMRHLLQNPKVKFYIGNVRNKTSVDVAMRGVNYVFSAAALKQVPSCEFFPMEATRTNVLGTENVLLSAIEHGVKNVVVLSTDKAAYPINAMGISKALMEKVAIAKGRELGENAQTTICCTRYGNVMASRGSVIPLWVEQMMDGKPITITDPNMTRFMMTLDDAVDLVVYAFTHGHNGDLFVQKAPAATLATLATALKEIYAQINPKYGETEVKVIGTRHGEKLYETLVTREEMAKAIDMGDYYRIPCDNRDLNYDKFFIEGDEKVSQIEDYHSHNTTQLDVEGMKKQLMRLRFIQEDLGLIERANAKEIRSE